A genomic segment from uncultured Desulfuromonas sp. encodes:
- the uvrA gene encoding excinuclease ABC subunit UvrA, which produces MIDKIIVKGAREHNLKDIDVEIPRDKLVVVTGVSGSGKSTLAFDTIYAEGQRRYVESLSAYARQFLEQMEKPDVDSIDGLSPAISIEQKTTSKNPRSTVGTVTEIYDYLRLLFARIGKVFCHHCGREIAAQSVQQIVDQVMSYPERTKLLILAPLVKGRKGEYRKELQQLQADGFVRVRIDGQLYELAETPELDKNKKHTIEVVVDRLIVKEGIESRLADSLETALRLGDGLVMVQDLDGECHQFSEKHACIDCGISYAEVEPRMFSFNNPHGACPDCSGLGTRNYFDPDQVVPHADLTLREGAIAPWVTRKGFYYQQLLESLADHYKFDVNTPYRELSERIRKILMYGSGDEEIRFYYDQGERRHYYHKVFEGVIPNLERRYRDSDSDTMREKLEEYMDIMPCPSCHGARLRPESLHVKVADKSIYEVCELSVAEALEFFNSLQLSSKDAEIGQRILKEIRERLGFLVQVGLDYLTLNRSAGTLSGGEGQRIRLATQIGSSLMGVLYILDEPSIGLHQRDNRRLLDTLLHLRDLGNTVLVVEHDEETILEADYVLDMGPAAGVHGGEVVSEGTPKEIVADPKSLTGRYLSGELEVPVPSQRRTAERWLEILGAEANNLQKVDARFPLGVMTCVTGVSGSGKSTLVIDTLYRSLAQHLNRSREKAGKLKGISGLEHLDKVVDIDQSPIGRTPRSNPATYTGVFSDIRDLFAQLPEAKIRGYKPGRFSFNVKGGRCEACNGDGVLKIEMHFLPDVYVQCEVCGGARYNRETLQVHYKGKSIADVLNMTVNQASKFLENIPRIHNKLQTIRDVGLGYIKLGQSATTLSGGEAQRVKLAKELGKRATGRTIYILDEPTTGLHFDDVRKLMEVLHRLVDTGNTVIIIEHNLDVIKTADHVIDLGPEGGSGGGQIIASGTPEQVALNSHSHTGRYLRSYLDL; this is translated from the coding sequence ATGATCGACAAAATCATTGTCAAAGGTGCCCGCGAGCACAATCTGAAAGATATCGACGTCGAAATCCCCCGCGATAAGCTGGTCGTCGTTACCGGCGTCTCTGGCTCGGGCAAGTCAACCCTGGCCTTCGATACCATCTATGCTGAGGGCCAGCGGCGCTATGTTGAGAGTCTGTCGGCCTATGCCCGCCAGTTTCTTGAGCAGATGGAAAAGCCCGATGTCGACAGCATCGACGGCCTGTCGCCAGCCATCTCCATTGAGCAGAAAACCACCTCGAAAAACCCCCGTTCCACCGTCGGTACCGTAACCGAGATTTACGATTATCTGCGTCTGTTGTTTGCCCGCATTGGCAAGGTGTTTTGCCATCATTGCGGTCGTGAGATTGCCGCCCAGAGCGTGCAGCAGATCGTTGATCAGGTGATGAGCTATCCCGAGCGTACCAAGCTGCTGATTCTGGCGCCATTGGTCAAGGGCCGTAAAGGGGAATACCGTAAGGAATTGCAGCAGTTACAGGCCGATGGTTTTGTCCGCGTGCGTATCGATGGCCAACTCTATGAACTGGCCGAGACCCCGGAGCTGGATAAGAATAAAAAACATACTATTGAAGTGGTGGTCGACCGGCTGATTGTCAAGGAAGGGATCGAAAGCCGTCTGGCCGATTCCCTGGAAACCGCCTTGCGTCTTGGTGATGGCCTGGTGATGGTTCAGGATCTGGATGGCGAGTGCCATCAGTTTTCGGAAAAACACGCCTGTATCGATTGCGGCATCTCTTATGCCGAGGTTGAGCCGCGCATGTTCTCCTTCAACAACCCTCACGGTGCCTGTCCGGATTGTTCCGGTCTCGGTACGCGCAATTATTTCGACCCGGATCAGGTGGTGCCTCATGCGGATCTGACCCTGCGCGAAGGGGCCATTGCCCCGTGGGTAACGCGCAAAGGCTTCTACTATCAGCAATTGCTTGAATCTCTGGCAGATCATTACAAATTTGATGTCAACACCCCGTATCGCGAGTTATCGGAGCGGATTCGCAAAATCCTCATGTACGGTTCCGGTGATGAGGAGATCCGCTTCTATTACGATCAGGGTGAGCGGCGCCATTACTACCACAAGGTCTTCGAGGGCGTGATCCCCAATCTCGAGCGGCGTTACCGCGACAGTGACAGCGATACCATGCGCGAAAAGCTGGAAGAGTACATGGACATCATGCCCTGCCCCAGCTGTCACGGTGCGCGGCTGCGCCCGGAGTCGCTGCATGTCAAGGTGGCGGATAAAAGCATCTATGAGGTCTGTGAGTTGTCAGTAGCCGAAGCGCTGGAGTTTTTCAACAGCCTGCAACTGAGCAGCAAGGATGCCGAGATCGGCCAGCGTATTCTCAAGGAGATCCGCGAACGGCTTGGGTTTCTGGTCCAGGTGGGTTTGGATTACCTGACCTTGAATCGTTCCGCAGGCACCCTGTCCGGTGGCGAAGGACAGCGCATCCGCCTGGCCACCCAGATCGGCTCGTCGCTGATGGGTGTGCTGTATATCCTTGATGAACCGTCCATCGGCCTGCATCAGCGTGATAACCGCCGCCTGCTCGATACCCTGCTTCATTTGCGCGATCTGGGCAACACGGTGCTGGTGGTGGAGCATGACGAAGAAACGATTCTTGAAGCCGATTATGTTCTCGACATGGGACCGGCGGCCGGGGTGCATGGCGGTGAAGTGGTCTCAGAAGGAACGCCTAAAGAGATTGTCGCCGACCCCAAATCACTCACCGGACGCTATCTCAGCGGTGAGCTGGAAGTTCCGGTGCCGTCGCAGCGCCGCACTGCGGAGCGCTGGCTGGAGATTCTCGGTGCAGAAGCCAACAACCTGCAAAAAGTTGATGCCCGTTTTCCCCTTGGCGTCATGACCTGCGTTACCGGTGTATCCGGTTCCGGCAAGTCGACGCTGGTCATTGACACTCTGTATCGCAGTCTGGCCCAACATCTCAACCGCAGTCGCGAGAAAGCCGGTAAGCTCAAAGGCATCAGTGGCCTTGAACATCTCGATAAAGTGGTGGATATTGATCAGTCGCCCATCGGTCGTACCCCGCGCTCCAATCCGGCTACCTACACCGGCGTGTTCAGTGATATCCGCGATCTGTTTGCCCAGTTGCCCGAGGCCAAGATCCGTGGCTACAAGCCTGGACGCTTTTCGTTCAACGTCAAGGGTGGCCGCTGCGAGGCGTGTAACGGCGACGGCGTGTTGAAGATTGAAATGCACTTTTTGCCCGATGTCTACGTGCAGTGTGAGGTGTGTGGCGGGGCCCGCTATAACCGCGAAACTCTGCAGGTTCATTACAAGGGCAAGAGCATTGCTGATGTGCTGAACATGACCGTCAATCAGGCCAGCAAGTTTCTGGAAAATATTCCGCGCATCCACAACAAACTGCAGACCATCCGCGATGTCGGTCTCGGTTACATCAAGCTCGGTCAAAGCGCCACCACCCTGTCCGGCGGCGAGGCCCAGCGCGTCAAGCTGGCCAAGGAGCTCGGCAAGCGGGCGACCGGGCGGACGATCTATATCCTCGACGAACCGACCACCGGTCTCCATTTCGATGATGTGCGCAAGCTGATGGAAGTGCTGCATCGGCTGGTGGATACCGGTAACACGGTGATTATTATTGAGCACAACCTCGACGTCATCAAGACGGCCGACCACGTGATTGATCTCGGTCCCGAAGGGGGTAGTGGCGGTGGTCAGATCATTGCCAGCGGTACGCCGGAGCAGGTTGCGTTGAACAGCCACTCCCATACCGGGCGCTATCTGCGTTCCTATCTGGATTTGTAG